ATGAACCCGCGTGTCGGCCCGCCCGACCTGATGGGCCTGGTACCCGGGTCCGCGCAGCGTACGCAGCGGCTGCGCCTGGCGCACAGCCGCGGCGACGAGGAGCTGCTCGATGGCGGATGGTGGCCGTACTCGCTGGATCCCGCGGAGGAACTGCCCGGACTCGTCATGGCCGTCGACGAGATCCATGGACCGGTCGTCGGCGTGGTGCTCGGGGCCGACGGCTGGCATCCCCAGCCGGTGGCGCTGCACGTCGGGGGCCGCTGGATCGGGATCGACTACTTCGCCAGCCAGCCCGCGAGCCTGCTGACCGCGCTCTGTACGGGCGGCCGGCGGGTGGACCTGCTCGTGGTCGCGCCGCAGACCTCGTGGGAGCTCGCCGCCAAGGCGATGCTGCAGGCGGCGCAGGCCGGCAACCGGGTGACCGCCCCGCACATCATGCCCGGCGTGGAACGGGCGGCCGCGTCCCCGCGATGACCGGCCCGGCGGCCTCGCCCGCTGCGTGCGGTGAGGCCGCCTGCCGTGCGTGCACGGCAGGCGGCCTCGGCCTTCGCGGTGCCCACGCCTCACATGTTGCGGATCCTGAAGTAGCGCTTCATGTCCGGGAACGTGCGCACCAGCACCGCGACGACACCGGCCGCGACCAGCCCGGTCACCACCCGCTTGAGCGTCATACCCTCACCTCCCTCGCCTGATCGTCGTCCAGCAGCGACGCGGCCGCCACGGCGAGCGAGGCCGCCGGACCGTCCGCGAGCGGGACCACCGGCTCGTCGGCGAGCGAAGCCACCAGGTCCTCCGCGACCGAGGGCGCGGGTTCGTCCGCCAGCAGCCCCGCAGGCAGCGGCGCGGTGCCGGACACCGCGGCCCGGCCCGCCGCCCACAGTTGCCGCACCAGCTCCGCGGCCACCTCCACCGCCGCCTCGACCGGCGGGCTCAGGCCCATCCGCTCGCTCAGCTCGGCGGGCTCACAGCCGACCAGCAGCACCCGGCCGGGCGCGCTGCCGCAGCTGTCCAGCAGGTCCAGCACCCGCTGCGGCTGCATGCCGTGCGGGTCCACCAGCACCGGCCCGTCGTCGGCGCGCCGCTCCGCCCGGTCGGCCAAGCTGATCTCCAGCAGCCGTACCGTGCCCGGCGCGTCCCCGCGCTGGTCCACGTCGATCAGGACCGTCGCGTCGTAGCCGGCCATCAGGTCGTACGCCAGGTGCACGCCGCGGATGCCGTAGTCGGCCAGCCGCGCCCAGGCCGGACACGGCTCGGCGGCCAGCCGCTGCGCGACCGCCACCCCGAAGCCGTCGTCGCCCAGGAACACGTTGCCCAGCCCGGCGAACAGCACCTTGCGCGGCAGCACCCCACCCGTGCTCATGCGGACACCACCGTGACCTCCTCGGGTGCGAAGTAGCGGAAGCGGCCCTGCAGGATCTGCAGGTCGACGCCGGGATCGTCGTCGAGGGTCACCGCGAGGTGGGTCGCGCCGTCCACGTCCAGCAGCACGGCCCGCACGGTCGCGATCCGGTCGGCCAGGAACATGTCCTGCGCGTCGCTGCGCCGCCCGGTGCCCGGACGCAGCCGCACCCGGCTCCCCCGCCCGACCGCGACACCGCCGATGACGACCGTGTCCCGCTCCGGGTCCACCGACCGGTCGGCACCCGGGTCCCACCACGGCCGGCCGGTATCGAAGAGATCAGCCTGCGCGGTGGCGGGGGTCGCCGGGCGCAGGCCGCGGATCGCGCCGTGCAGCCGCTCGAAGACCTCCGGTGGCAGGTTCTCCGCCCGGCCCAGCAGTGCGCTCCCCCGCGGGTCGGTCGCCCGCACCTGCGCCTTCTCCTCGTCGGTCAGGGTGAGGGTACGCAGCACCAGCAGCTCGTCGATCTCCGTCGAGTCGAACATGTCCCCGGGGCTCTCCGGCGCGACGGCCGGGTGGTCGTACAGGATCACCGGCGCGGACAGCACCACGTCCCGGCTGCCCTCGGGCCCGAGCAGCACCGGCCAGCTGCGCACCTGATGGCACTCGCGCACGGCGGGCATGGCCCACTCCGGCGGATCGAGCAGCGACAGGAACGCGCCGTCCGTCACCGCGAACACGCTGTGCGCCGCGATCAGCGAGTGCCGCAACGCCTCCGGCCGCTCCAGCGACCCGTCCATCGCGAACCCGCCCCCGGCGTCAGGAAGGGCACCTTCTACTACGGAATCCGAGCCGAGTTGCTGCTCGTCTCGCTGACGCGAGCCGACGAAGGTGCCCTTCCTTGCGTCGGTGTGGTTGGTGGCGGTGGCGGTGAGGCGGAGCAGGCCGTAGGGGCCGGGGAGGAGGTCGGCGTGCAGGCGCAGTTCGCCGCGCAGCCGGTGGCGGACGCGGCGCAGGCGGACGGTGGCGGAGAGGTGTTCGTGCTCCTCGCCGCCGGGGATGTCGAAGAACTCGGCGTGTTCGGGGGCGCCGACCAGGTCGGCCGGGGCGAGGAGCAGGTCGGCGGACTGCTCGACGGCCTCGTCGAAGGGATGGTGGGGCACGCCGTCGACGACGGCCTCGGGGACCTCGCGCCAGCCGTCGCCGGTGTGCCGCTCGACGGTGCGGGACTGGGCCTGCAGGAAGCGCAGCCGCCAGTGCAGGCGGGCGCCCAGCTGCGGCTCCAGCAGCAGCTCGGTACGGCTCCAGCTGTGCTCGCCGAGCGCGTCGTCGGCGTACGCGGGCGGCACGAGCACCCCGAACTGCCAGCGCATCCGGTTCTTCGCCGCCGAGGCGCGGTACGGGTAGAGCAGGTAACCCTCGTAGAGGACCGCGTCGGCGACCGCGCGGGCCTGCTCGAAGGGGTCGGTCACCGCGGTGTCGGGCACAGGGCGTCCTCCTCGGACGAGCGGGAGAGCAGGGCGGTCAGCGCCTCGTCGGCGGTGGGCACGGCGTGGCGGGCCTGGTGGCGCAGCAGCGCGTCGACGGTGTCGCGGCGCAGCCG
The Catellatospora sp. IY07-71 DNA segment above includes these coding regions:
- a CDS encoding DUF5994 family protein, which produces MNPRVGPPDLMGLVPGSAQRTQRLRLAHSRGDEELLDGGWWPYSLDPAEELPGLVMAVDEIHGPVVGVVLGADGWHPQPVALHVGGRWIGIDYFASQPASLLTALCTGGRRVDLLVVAPQTSWELAAKAMLQAAQAGNRVTAPHIMPGVERAAASPR
- a CDS encoding hydrogenase maturation protease, translating into MSTGGVLPRKVLFAGLGNVFLGDDGFGVAVAQRLAAEPCPAWARLADYGIRGVHLAYDLMAGYDATVLIDVDQRGDAPGTVRLLEISLADRAERRADDGPVLVDPHGMQPQRVLDLLDSCGSAPGRVLLVGCEPAELSERMGLSPPVEAAVEVAAELVRQLWAAGRAAVSGTAPLPAGLLADEPAPSVAEDLVASLADEPVVPLADGPAASLAVAAASLLDDDQAREVRV